The following is a genomic window from Candidatus Zixiibacteriota bacterium.
TGCTGGAGCCAGGCCCGCGAGATTTACCAGGAGGGGTTGCATCTGCCGCCGGTGAAGTACGCATCGCGGTACCGGACGAGCCGGGATCTGGACGCGGTGATTGCGGCGAACAGCCGCACGCCGGAGCTGGTGGTGGGGGACCTGCGCGGTCAGGTGGGTGCGGCGCGTCTGGGGGAGAGGCGCTTCCAGGAGCTGATGGACCGCTACGGCAAGGAAACCGTCCTGACCTCGACGGCTCTGCTGGCGGACTATACCGAAAGCCGCGTCCGGCGGGCGATCGCTTCCTGGCCCGACGGCGAGTCGGAGGGCGAAACTTTCGTCGACCACGACGGCATCGAGCTCTCCAAACCGATCAGGATCCATGTCCGCGCCGTCAAGTCCGGAGACAGGCTCCACTTCGACTTCAGCGGCTGCAGCGACCAGACTCAGGGGCCGGCGAACATCCGGCCGCCTCTCGTGCGCGCCGCCTGTGCCTACTGCCTCGTTGCCCTGGTCGACCCTTTCCTGCCGATCAATCAGGGTCTGGCGAGGGTCGTCGAGGCCTCGTTTCGTCCGGGGAGCGTCCTCGACCCCCGGTTCCCCGCCGCGGTCAACACCTACATGCCCACGGCGCTGGCAGCGGCCGAGGCGGTCCTCGAGGCTCTGGCGGCATTCGCTCCCGAGAAGCGGATCGCCGGCGGCTCCGGCAGCGCGGCGCTGGTGCTCGGCGGGCGCGTCCCGGGGCGGGAACGGGCCTACGTCCACTACGAGATCTTCAGCGGTGGCACCGGAGCCCGCCGAGGCAAGGACGGGGTTTCGGCCACCGCCTTCCACCTGAGCAACTGCAAGACCGCGCCGGTGGAAATCATCGAGTCGGAATTTCCTACGCGCGTCGAGCGCTTCGAGATCCTCCGCGACTCGGGCGGCGCCGGCTGCTGGCGGGGGGGCCTGGGCTTCGTCCGAGAGTATCGCATCCTCGCCGAGGAAGCGCGCTTCTCGATGCGCACCGACAAGCACGCAATTGCGCCCGGGGGCGCCGAAGGGGGACACCGCGGCGGGCTCGGTGCCTGCATCGTGAATCCGGGAACGGCGGAGGCCAGAATTCTACCTTCGCGGTTCGGCGACCAGCGGCTGCGGTATGGCGATCTGTTGAGGATCGAGAGGCCCGGAGGCGGCGGCCTGGGAGACCCGTTCCACCGGCCCGCCGAATTCGTGCTGGCGGACGTGCGCGAGGGATACGTGTCGCCGGAGTGCGCCCGGGAGCAGTACGGAGTCGCCGTATTTCTCCGAGACGGCGACCCGGTCCTGGACGAGGATGGCACCCGGGCTCTCAGAGGAGAAAATCGAAAAAAATAGTGGAAATGGTTTTGCGCCTCTGCTATAAGCACAGGCTAATAACGTCTCTTTCCAAGGAGGACAAATGGCAACAGCGAAGAAGCGAAAACCGAACGCCGCATTTATGAGGCCGGTACAGCCCGACGCGGCTCTGAGCGCGGTCGTCGGCAGCAAACCGATTCCGCGCACGGAAGTCACGAAAAAGCTCTGGGCCTACATCAAGCGGAACGGCCTCCAGGACAAGAAGAAAAAGACGATGATCAACGCCGACGACAAGCTGAGACCGATTTTCGGCGGGAAGAAATCGGTCACGATGTTCGAAATGACCAAGCTGGTCAGCAAGCACGTAAAGTAGGTCACTTCTTCCCTATCTTCAGCTCTTGAAGGCGCCGGCAGGACGGGAGCCGAAGCCTGCCGGCGGATTGTCCTCGTTCTTGAAATCCCCGGGGGTTTTGGGTTTGAGTGTGCCCGCGCGCCAGGAATCCCGATGCGGCGGGCTCAACGATTCAAAGCGTCGAACAGGTGGAGCTGTCTGGTGTGACCCTCGTCCTCGAAGTGCACCGGATAGTTCCCTGAAAAGCAGGCGTCGCAGAAACCCTCGCGCCGGCCGCCGGCAAATGCGTACATCCCCTCCCGGCTGAGATAAGCCAGGGTATCGGCTTCGACGAAACGGCGGATCTCCTCCACCGCGTTGGAGGACGCGATCAGCTCGCTGCGTGTCGGTGTGTCGATCCCGTAGTAGCACGGGCTCACGGTCGGCGGCGAGCTGATGCGCATGTGGACCTCTCTCGCGCCTGCATCCCGCAGCATGCGGACGATCTTCTGGCTGGTGGTGCCCCGTACGATCGAGTCGTCGACGACCACCACCCGCTTGCCCCGCAACACCTCCTTCTGCGCGTTCAGCTTGATCTTGACGCCGAAATGGCGGATCGATTGCTGGGGCTCGATGAAGGTTCGGCCGACGTAGTGATTGCGGATCAGCCCGAACTCGAGCGGCAGCCCCGACTCCTCCGCGTAGCCGATGGCCGCCGGCACCCCGGAGTCGGGCACCGGCGTCACCAGGTCGGCATCCACGTGGGTCTCGCGCGCCAGCTGTCGCCCGAGCGCCTTGCGCACCTGGTAGACGTTCTGTCCGAAGAGATTACTGTCCGGCCGGGCGAAGTAGATGTACTCGAAGATGCACTTCGCCTGCGGGGCCGGCGGGAACGGCTTGAGGGACTCCATGCCCGTCGGGCCGAAGGTGAGGATCTCGCCCGGCTCCACCTCGCGCAGATACTCGGCGCCGATCAGATCGAAGGCGCAGGTTTCCGAGGCGACGACGTATGCTCCGTGGTGCCTGGCGGGCGGAAACATCCCCAGCACCAGCGGACGGAATCCCATCGGGTCCCGCGCCGCGATCATCCGGTCCGGGGTGAGAAAGAGGAGCGAATAGGCTCCGCGCACGCGGCTGAGCGCCTCGATGATCCGTCCCATGAGCGTCGCTTCTTTCGAGGTGGCGATCAGGTGGATGATGACCTCGGTGTCCGTGGTCGACTGGAAAATGGAGCCGAACTGCTCCAGCTCCTCGCGCAGGACGGCGCCGTTGACCAGATTGCCGTTGTGCGAGATGGCGATCGGGCCCTGCGAGTACTCGACCACGAACGGCTGCGCGTTCTTCAGATGGCTCTGTCCCTGGGTCGAATAGCGGTTGTGGCCGATCGCGCTCGCCCCTTCCAGGCGCTTGATGATCTCCTCGTTGAACGCGTCGGCCACAAGCCCCATCTGGCGGTGCGAGATGAGGATCTTGCCGTCGGAGGAAACGATGCCGCTCGACTCCTGGCCGCGGTGCTGAAGCGCGTAGAGGCCGAGGTAGACCATGTTGGCCGCCTCGGGATGGCCGTAAACGCCCATGACCGCGCATTCTTCGCGAAACTTATCGCGCACCGCTTTTCTTCCGAGCCTTCAAAGCGGCCCGCTCATTTGAGCCGGCCCGCCAGCCCGTTCGCCCAGACCGCCCGCAGCTCGTCCACCGGGAGCTGCAGCAGCGGCTGGATCGCCAGTCGCGCCCCGCCCACGACCCCGAGAACCTGCAGCGGCACGTTCAAGCGCGAAGCGATGTCCTGGAGCTGCGGGAGATCCCGCTCCTGCAGCGAGACGATGATCCGTGCCTGAGACTCGCTGAAAAGCAACGCGTCCCCGCGCATCATCTCCCGCATGTCGATCCGCGCCCCCAGCGCCTTTCCCGGACCGGCGATGCAGCATTCCGCGAGCGCTACGGCCAACCCGCCGTCGGAAATGTCGTGCGCCGATCGAAGGATTCCTCTTTCGATCGCTTCCACGCAGCACTCGTGGACCGCGCGCTCGAACTTGAAATCGATCCACGGCGGAGTTCCCCGGGTCATACCGTGGGCGACCTTGAGGTATTCGCTGCCGCCGAGCTCCTCGCGGGTCCTCCCGAGCAGCACCACCGTGTCGCCCGCCCCCTTGAACCACGGCGTGACCGCCCGGGTCACCTCGGACAGAAGGCCGACCATGCCCACCGTGGGCGTTGGATAAATGGGGATTCCGTCGGTTTCATTATAGAAGCTAACGTTGCCGCTCACAACCGGGATGTCGAGCGCGATGCAGGCGTCGCGCATGCCGCGGATCACCTCCGCGAACTGCCACATCACGGCGGGGTTTTCCGGGCTGCCGAAGTTCAGACAGTCCGTGAGGCCGATGGGCCGCGCCCCCACGCAGGCGAGGTTGCGTGCCGCCTCGGCGACCGCGAGCGCTCCGCCGACGTACGGATCGAGAAAGCAGTAGCGGCCGTTGCCGTCGACCGTGAGCGCGATCCCTTTACGCGTTCCCTTGATGCGGATCACCGCGGCGTCGGCTCCCGGTGCGATCACGGTGTTGCTCCGCACGAAGTGGTCGTACTGCCGGTAGACCCACTCTTTCGAAGCCAGGTTAGGGGAGCCGAGAAGGAGCTTGAGCGTCGCTCCGAGGTCCCTGGGTTCCTCGATCGCCGCGAGGTCGAGCTGCTGGAGCTCGTCCTGGCCCTTGGGGCGCTGCGCCGGCCGCCGGTAGACGGGAGCGTCCCGGGTGAGCGCGCTCACGGGGATGCGCGCCACCTCGGTTCCGTTGAAGAAAGCGCGAAACAACTGGTCGTCGGTCACCGAGCCGATCACCACGGCGTCCAGGTCCCACTTGTCGAAGATCCGTTTGACCTCGTCTTCGGTCCCCTTCTTCGCCACCAGCAGCATTCGCTCCTGGGACTCCGAGAGCAGGATCTCGTAGGGGGTCATCCCGGGCTCGCGCGTGGGAACACGGCTGAGCTCGATCTCGATGCCGCTCCCACCCCGCGCCGCCATCTCCACCGAGGAACTGGTGAGCCCGGCGGCGCCCATGTCCTGAATGCCGACGATGCAGTCGGTTTCCATCAGCTCGAGACAGGCTTCGAGCAGCAGCTTTTCGGTGAACGGATCGCCGACCTGGACCGTGGGCCGGCGCTGTTCCTTTTCCTCGGAAAAGGCCTCCGAAGCCATGGTTGCGCCGTGGATGCCGTCGCGGCCGGTCTTGGAACCGACGTAAATGACCGGGTTGCCCGAGCCCCTGGCTGTTCCGGTGAAGATCCGCCGCTTTTTCAAAATCCCCAGCGAGAAGGCGTTGACCAGGATGTTGGCGTTGTAGCACTCTTCGAAGTAGACCTCGCCCCCCACCGTCGGAACGCCGACGCAGTTGCCGTAGCCGCCGATTCCGGCGACGACGCCGGAGAGCAGGTAGCGCGTCCGCGGGTGATCGATGCTGCCGAACCGGAGCGAGTTCAGCGACGCGATCGGCCGCGCTCCCATGGTAAAGATGTCCCGCAAGATGCCGCCCACCCCGGTGGCCGCTCCCTGGTACGGCTCGATGAACGACGGGTGGTTATGGCTCTCCATCTTGAAGGCCACGGCGAGGCCGTCACCGATGTCGACGATTCCGGCGTTTTCGCCGGGTCCCTGCAGGACCTGGCGTCCGCTGGTCGGCAGCTCCTTGAGGTGGACCTTGGAGCTCTTGTAGCTGCAGTGCTCCGACCACATCACCGAGAAGACGCCGAGCTCCGTGTAGTTGGGCTCGCGGCCCAGCAGCTCGACGATCTTCGCGTATTCCTGGTCGGTGAGACCGTGACTCGCCGCCAGCTCCCGGGTGACCCTGGGCTCCCGCGTCATGCCACCCCCGGCGCCCGGGCGTCCGCGGGGCTTCTGCGCGCGCAGGCGGCGGCGATGGATTCGAAGATCCTGCGCCCGTCCTCGCTGCCCAGGATGGGGTCGCAGGCGTCTTCCGGATGAGGCATCAGGCCGAAGACGTTCCGGCCGGCATTGCAGATGCCCGCGATGTGGTCGATCGAGCCGTTGGGATTGGCCGCGGGAGTGGTCCTGCCCTTGGCATCGACATAGCGGAGCAGGACCTGGCGGTTCCGGTACAGGCTCTCGAGCGTGGCGGGATCGGCGTAGTAGCAGCCCTCGCCGTGCTTGACCGGCATCTTGAGAAGCTGCCCCGGCTGGGTCTCGCAGGTAAAAGGCGTGTCGTTCTCTTCCACCCGCACCCACACCTCCCGGCAGACGAACTGAAGCCCCGCGTTCCGGATCAGGGCCCCGGGCAGGAGACCCGACTCGCAAAGGATCTGGAAACCGTTGCAGATGCCGAGCACCAGCCCGCCGCCTTCGGCGAATTTCACCACGCCGCGCATGATCGGCGAGAAGCGCGCCATGGCGCCGCAGCGCAGGTAGTCCCCGTAGGAGAACCCCCCGGGAAGCACCAGGCAGTCGAAATGGCCTGAAAGCTCGTCCTTGTGCCAGAGGAGCTTCACCTTCTGGCCGAGGTCGCGCTTCAGCGCGTCGAACACATCCTGCTCGTCACAGGAGCCCGGAAAAACAACGACCCCCCAACGCATCGCTCACTCCTGAATCTCGAAGCGGTAGTCCTCGATCACCGGGTTGGCCAGAAGCTGAGAGCACATCTCCCGCACGCTCGCCTCCGCGGCCTCGCGCGAAGCCGCCTGCAGGTCGATCTCCAGATACTTGCCCGTACGAACGCTCTGGACTCCGCCGTGGCCGAGCGCGTGCAGCGACCGCTCGATCGCCTTGCCCTGGGGATCCAGGACGCCCTCTTTCAGCGATACGAAAATCTTGACCCGCATCGTCCCAGCAGGCCGAGCCGCCTCTCCTTCTCTCATTGAAACACCCTGCGGAAGATGAAATCAACGTGGGCCAGATCGCGCTCGAAGCCCCACAGCGCCTCGATCTCGCGCGGCGACAGATGGCGGCGGATCTCCGCGTCCCCGAGCAGCGATCGCTTGAGGTCACCTCCCTCCGCCCCGGCCTTGAGCGCATGGCGTTGAACCAGCCGGTAGGCGGCGTCGCGCGCCAGGCCCTTGTCCACCAGGGCCAGCAGGACGCGCTCGGAGAAGACCGCTCCGCCGCTCATCTCGAGGTTGCGGCGCATGTTCTCCGGATAGACACAGAGATTCTCGAGCACGTAGGTCATCCGGCGCAGCATGAAATCCAGCAACGTGGTGGCGTCGGGGGCGATC
Proteins encoded in this region:
- the purQ gene encoding phosphoribosylformylglycinamidine synthase subunit PurQ, encoding MRWGVVVFPGSCDEQDVFDALKRDLGQKVKLLWHKDELSGHFDCLVLPGGFSYGDYLRCGAMARFSPIMRGVVKFAEGGGLVLGICNGFQILCESGLLPGALIRNAGLQFVCREVWVRVEENDTPFTCETQPGQLLKMPVKHGEGCYYADPATLESLYRNRQVLLRYVDAKGRTTPAANPNGSIDHIAGICNAGRNVFGLMPHPEDACDPILGSEDGRRIFESIAAACARRSPADARAPGVA
- a CDS encoding SWIB/MDM2 domain-containing protein, with product MATAKKRKPNAAFMRPVQPDAALSAVVGSKPIPRTEVTKKLWAYIKRNGLQDKKKKTMINADDKLRPIFGGKKSVTMFEMTKLVSKHVK
- the purF gene encoding amidophosphoribosyltransferase, giving the protein MGVYGHPEAANMVYLGLYALQHRGQESSGIVSSDGKILISHRQMGLVADAFNEEIIKRLEGASAIGHNRYSTQGQSHLKNAQPFVVEYSQGPIAISHNGNLVNGAVLREELEQFGSIFQSTTDTEVIIHLIATSKEATLMGRIIEALSRVRGAYSLLFLTPDRMIAARDPMGFRPLVLGMFPPARHHGAYVVASETCAFDLIGAEYLREVEPGEILTFGPTGMESLKPFPPAPQAKCIFEYIYFARPDSNLFGQNVYQVRKALGRQLARETHVDADLVTPVPDSGVPAAIGYAEESGLPLEFGLIRNHYVGRTFIEPQQSIRHFGVKIKLNAQKEVLRGKRVVVVDDSIVRGTTSQKIVRMLRDAGAREVHMRISSPPTVSPCYYGIDTPTRSELIASSNAVEEIRRFVEADTLAYLSREGMYAFAGGRREGFCDACFSGNYPVHFEDEGHTRQLHLFDALNR
- the purS gene encoding phosphoribosylformylglycinamidine synthase subunit PurS, which encodes MRVKIFVSLKEGVLDPQGKAIERSLHALGHGGVQSVRTGKYLEIDLQAASREAAEASVREMCSQLLANPVIEDYRFEIQE
- the purL gene encoding phosphoribosylformylglycinamidine synthase subunit PurL, which produces MTREPRVTRELAASHGLTDQEYAKIVELLGREPNYTELGVFSVMWSEHCSYKSSKVHLKELPTSGRQVLQGPGENAGIVDIGDGLAVAFKMESHNHPSFIEPYQGAATGVGGILRDIFTMGARPIASLNSLRFGSIDHPRTRYLLSGVVAGIGGYGNCVGVPTVGGEVYFEECYNANILVNAFSLGILKKRRIFTGTARGSGNPVIYVGSKTGRDGIHGATMASEAFSEEKEQRRPTVQVGDPFTEKLLLEACLELMETDCIVGIQDMGAAGLTSSSVEMAARGGSGIEIELSRVPTREPGMTPYEILLSESQERMLLVAKKGTEDEVKRIFDKWDLDAVVIGSVTDDQLFRAFFNGTEVARIPVSALTRDAPVYRRPAQRPKGQDELQQLDLAAIEEPRDLGATLKLLLGSPNLASKEWVYRQYDHFVRSNTVIAPGADAAVIRIKGTRKGIALTVDGNGRYCFLDPYVGGALAVAEAARNLACVGARPIGLTDCLNFGSPENPAVMWQFAEVIRGMRDACIALDIPVVSGNVSFYNETDGIPIYPTPTVGMVGLLSEVTRAVTPWFKGAGDTVVLLGRTREELGGSEYLKVAHGMTRGTPPWIDFKFERAVHECCVEAIERGILRSAHDISDGGLAVALAECCIAGPGKALGARIDMREMMRGDALLFSESQARIIVSLQERDLPQLQDIASRLNVPLQVLGVVGGARLAIQPLLQLPVDELRAVWANGLAGRLK
- a CDS encoding hydantoinase B/oxoprolinase family protein; this encodes CWSQAREIYQEGLHLPPVKYASRYRTSRDLDAVIAANSRTPELVVGDLRGQVGAARLGERRFQELMDRYGKETVLTSTALLADYTESRVRRAIASWPDGESEGETFVDHDGIELSKPIRIHVRAVKSGDRLHFDFSGCSDQTQGPANIRPPLVRAACAYCLVALVDPFLPINQGLARVVEASFRPGSVLDPRFPAAVNTYMPTALAAAEAVLEALAAFAPEKRIAGGSGSAALVLGGRVPGRERAYVHYEIFSGGTGARRGKDGVSATAFHLSNCKTAPVEIIESEFPTRVERFEILRDSGGAGCWRGGLGFVREYRILAEEARFSMRTDKHAIAPGGAEGGHRGGLGACIVNPGTAEARILPSRFGDQRLRYGDLLRIERPGGGGLGDPFHRPAEFVLADVREGYVSPECAREQYGVAVFLRDGDPVLDEDGTRALRGENRKK